The Halonatronomonas betaini nucleotide sequence TATCAATAAATTTCCAAAGATAAATTCTCTGAAATGTGGGTTATAGATTTTTATATTTTTAAATAGTTTCCTGGTATTTTGTTCTGTCAATAGTTCCACCACTTCCTATTCCTGTTAATTAAAGCTACTTCTTATCCTGTTCAGCCAACTTATAGATGGCTTCCAGGGCAATCTCGATTGATTCCTGTTCAGCTTTAGCAAATAATTCTTCTTTTTCAGCAAGAGTTGGCTGTTCTGGTAAAAGTATATTAGAATCTGTGCCAACTATACCTCCGGATCTTACACCATGAATTCTAGCCAGAGTATAGATTGTAGAACATTCCTGTTCCGAGCATTTCACATTATATTCTGTTAGAAGTTCATTAAGTGCTGGGTTTTGCTTATAATATGCATCTCGAGTATAGCTGGTACCAATATGTAGTTTGCGACCTTTATCTTTAACAGCCTCAATCAAAGCTGCAGTTACATAGTGGTCAGCTACTGCTGGAAAAGCTGAATCTACATATTCTTTACTAGTACCTTCTCCTCTAAATGCGCTGTCAACAACAATGACATCGCCAATTTCTATATCTGGTTGTCTTGCACCACAGGATCCAACCCTGATAAAAGTATCAGCTCCGACTTTAATCATTTCTTCTAATGCTATTGAAGTTGAAGGTCCACCTATTCCTGTTGAACAGACAGTTACATCAACACCTTTATACTGACCGTTATAAATTAAATATTCCCTGTGTCTAGTAACAAGTTCTTTATTATCAAAATGATCTGCAATCTTTTCAACCCTTTCAACTGAACCAGGTGTTAAGACATAACTTGCTATATCACCTTTTTTACATCTAATATGTTTTTGAACTTCTTCCATTTATAAATTACCTCCTTGATTTCTATTATCGAATCTTTCTTTAGCAAAATGGCATGATACCTGATGGCCTGATTCTATTTCTTCTAAACTTGGAACTTTTTTAGAGCAAATTTCCTTTGCATAAAAGCAACGTGGATGAAAATGACAGCCTGATGGCGGATTTTTAGGTGATGGTACTGACCCAGATAGAATTATTCTCTCCTTATTTCTTGTCTTTTCAGGATTTGGAATAGGTGTTGAAGAAACAAGCGATTCTGTATATGGATGAATCTGTTTTTCAAAAACCTGATCATTTGTTCCAATCTCAACTATTTTACCTAAATACATAACCGCTATTCTATCCGCCACTGAACGAACTACTGTCAACTCATGACTGATAAATAAAAAGGCAAGGCCTCTTTCGGTCTGAAGCTTTTGTAAGGATCTTAAAACTTGAGATTTAACTGAAACATCCAGTGCAGAAACTGGTTCATCAGCAACAATAAATTCTGGTTCAGTTGCAAGCGCCCTTGCTATTCCAATTCTCTGTCTCTGCCCACCAGAAAGTTCATTAGGGTATTTACTTAAAAATTTTTCAGCTGGCTTAAGACCAACATCATTTAATAACTGAAGTATTCTTTCTTTAATAGCCTGCTTATCATTTTTATCCATTATTCCTGAACAGGTTAGAGCCGATCGCATTATATTAGCAATATTCTTTCTAGGATTTAATGAAGCTTTACTATTTTGAAAGACCACCTGAACTTTCTGTCGATATTCTTTCCAATCCTTGTCTTGAAAATCAGACCTTGATTTATCTTTATAGATAATGTCCCCAGAAGTTAAACTCTCGAGATTGAGAATTAGTCGTCCTGTAGTTGTTTTACCACAACCGCTCTCGCCAACTAATGCTAAAATTTCACCTGGAACTATCTCTAATGATATATCATTAACTGCTTTTAAAGACTTTTTATAACCAAAAAATGAACGGTCATAAGGAAATTCTTTAGTTACATTATTTAGTTTTATTAATGGAGATGCTTTAGTATTCATATAATCACCCGATTATTTTATTTATAAAGCCAGCAAGCAACTTCATTATCAAAAAATGGAGGCAACTCTTTTTTGCATATTTCCATTACCTCCGGGCATCTTGGATTAAATCTACAACCATTTGGAAGTTCTGTAAGATTAGGTATACTCCCTTTAATAGGTTGTTCTATTTCTTTTTTTGAGCTTTGCATTGAAAAAGCTCCTTTTAAAAGACCTTTAGTATAAGGATGCTTAGGTTCATTAAAAATTGAATAAACATCATTTACTTCAACAACCTTACCTGTATACATGATATAAACATAGTCACTAATATCAGCAATAACCCCTAAGTCATGGGTTATAATTAAAAGTGTAAAATTCTTTTTCTTTTGAAGTTCCTTTAATAAATCAAGTATTTGAGCTTGAATTGTTACATCTAAAGCTGTGGTTGGCTCATCAGCTATAACTAATTCTGGATCACAGATAAGAGCTGAAACAATTCCAACTCTCTGAAGCATCCCTCCAGATAATTCATGTGGATAACGATCTATAATATCCTTTGAAAGTCCAACCTCTTCAAGACTTGATAAAATTCTATTGTCTCGATCACCTATATTGTGAGCTTTAAGTTCTTCTTTAAGTTGCTTTCCAATCTTAACAACTGGATTAAAAGTAAGAGAATAATCCTGAAAAACCATACCAATTTCATTGCCTCTAATTTTTCTCAATTCTTTTTCTTTTAACTTAAGTAGATTTCTTCCTTTAAAATTAATCTCACCATCTTTGACTCTTGCTGCAGAAGTCGGGAATAGATTAAGAATTGAATATGCTGTCATTGATTTACCACTACCACTTTCTCCTGCAAGACCAATAATCTTTCCTTTAGGAACAAAGAACTTTTCTATTTCAACTGGTTTAATAATTCCATTAGGAATTTTAATTTCAGTTGTTAAATTCTTTATTTCTAACAGATAATCTTCATATGAATTAATGTTTTTCATTAGTTAATACCTCCAGGACAGAACTTCTAATCACTTTGTAGCACCGGATTAGTTGCTTCATTAAGACCATTACCGACTAAGTTAAACCCAAGAACTGCCAGGGAAATTGCTGCTCCCGGAAAAACTGACATCCACCAGGCTCTTCTCAAATAATCCTGGGCTAAACTTAACATACCACCCCAGCTCATCATATTAGGGTCACCTAATCCAAAGAATCCTAGACCTGCTTCTAAAAGAATAGCTGTTGCTATATTAAGGGTTGAAACAACAATAATTTGGGGCAGAACATTTGGTAATATCTCAATAAAGATTAATCTAAAATCACTCATACCAATTACTTTTCCGCTTTCTACATATGGCAAACTACTATGAGAGAGGTATTCACTCCTAACTAATCTTGCCATTCCTGGCCAGCTTAAAACTCCAATTACTAATATTAATCTATTTAATCCTGTACCAAAGAATGAGATTACAACAAGAGCTAACACAAATCTCGGTATTGTCATAAACAACTCTGTTATACGCATTAATATGTTATCTATCCAGCCACCATAATAACCGCTTAAGGCTCCTACAATGATACCAATTATTGTACCAGTAAATGCTGCAAGAATACCTACAATCAAGGATACTCTGGCACCCCAAATAACACCACTCAGTACATCTCGACCAAGATTATCTGTTCCAAGTAAATGTCCTTCTGTCCCAGGTGGTTCAAATCTCAATCTTGAAACTGACCTGGGGCTATGTGGTGCAAGTACTGGAGCAAAAATAGCAATTATAATAATTGCTAAAACTAAGAACATACCAATTATAGCTATTTTTTTACGGCTAAAATAGTACCAGATTTTTTTTATTTCTGAGCTACCTAAATTATCTTCTGCCAATTAAGTTCACCTCACTCTTGCTATGTTTAAATTTATTCATATTTTACCCTGGGATCTATATAGGCGTATAATAAATCAGTTAATAATGTAACTATTATTACAACTATAGAAACTATTAATAGTATCCCAATCAATGTCGGATAATCTCTAGCCGATATCGAAGTATAGAGTAACCTTCCCACTCCTGGCCAACCAAAAACTGTTTCAACAAGAGCTGAACCTGCTACTATAAAAGTGAAGTGGTATCCTATTATAGTGACAATCGGCATTAGTGAATTCCTGAGCCCATGTCTAAATAATACATTCTTAGAACTAATGCCTCTAGATCTAGCTGCAAGTACAAAGTCTGAACTTAAATTTTCAATCAAACTAGTCCTTGTTACCCTAGTTGTTAATGCAATATATCTTAAAGATAATGCTAACATTGGTAATATCATATGAATCATTCTATCCCAATAAAATTGAAATCCAGAATAATCAGCCCTAATCGATTGAAGTCCTCCTGATGGAAACCATCCTAGCCAGACTGCAAAAACTAAAATTAATATCTGACCTGACCAGAAAACAGGTATTGAATAACCTATTGTGGAAAATGCAACAGCAATATTATCAATAATTGTATTTTTATATCTTGCTGCCAATATTCCAAACAATACTCCAACAATTGTTGCAAAAACTATTGTTGATATCATAAGAATCATTGTTCTAAGAAGTCTACCTAACACTAAAGTCAACACAGGCACCCTATAATTAAATGAAAAACCGAGGTTACCTCTAAAAACATTTCCAATATATCTTGCCAGACGAATAAATATGTTCTGATCAAGCCCAAATTCCGTTCTCATCTGCTCGGCATATTCAGCAGGTACTGGAAATTCTCCCACAAGAGCTGTAATTGGATCACCTGGAGCTAAATTAATCAATAAAAAGTTTATGATTATTATTGCAATTATGAGAGGTATAGCCTGGGCAACACGCAATAAAGCGTATTGCCCTAAGGTTCTACCTCCGCTATTACTAGAACTCATTTAATAGCAGCCTCCTTAATATAGTGGAGTTTATTGAGCCCACCAGACTTTATCTAGTCTGCTCCTAACATCAAGGCCCTGTCTTAATCCTCTTAAATTAACATCATTAACATCTACAGACTCTTCTTCATAAAGTACTAATAAAGGTACATCTTCACTTAAAATTCCCATGGCTTCTCTGTACTTTTCTTTGCGTTCATCATGGAATGGAATAGAAGCAGCTTCTCTAAGAATTCTATCTACATCTAAATTAGAATAACCAGTAGCACTAACAAATGGAGTTCCGAATTCTTGAGTTGTATAGAGTCTATGGTAACCAACTGCTGGGTCTCCACCAGAAGTAAATGATTGAAGGGATAGATCATAATCTCTATTTTCATAAACATTTTCAATCATTACTGCTCTTTCTTGAGTATCAATTGAAAGATTAATTCCTATCTGGCTATAAAGATCCTGCATTATCTCTGCAGCACCCATTAAGTCATCTCTATTAGGATCTACCACTACTGAAATATCAAGTTCATCAACACCAGCTTCATCAAGTAATTCTCTGGCTTTATCAAGATCAAATGGATAAAGATTACTATAATCATATTCTTCAAAATAAGTTAAATCGAATGCGCCACCCATTGGGCCAACATTATAATCACCAAGACCTTCTTGGGTTAATTCAATAATCAATTCTCTATCTGTTGCATGCATTAGAGCCTGTCTAACAAGTGGATCACTTAATTCAGGATGCTCAAAATTAATGAAGGCAAACCATAATGCAGGAATTCTTACACCCTGCCACATTTCAAAGTTAGGATCATCCTGAAATCTTGGAATTTCAGCTCGTGGGAAATAAAATCCCCAGAGATAATCAATCTGACCTGTCTCTAAGGCAGAGATTCTAGAAGCTGAGTCAGGTATTATATTAAATAAAACTCTATCTAAATAAGCATTATCATCAAAATAATTTTCATTTCTTTCAAGTACTATCCTATCTCCTCTTTCCCATTCTACAAACTGGAAAGGACCAGTACCAACTGGTTCTACTGTTATATCAGCTTCGGAAATATTATCAAGTTCATCTTC carries:
- a CDS encoding ABC transporter ATP-binding protein, translating into MNTKASPLIKLNNVTKEFPYDRSFFGYKKSLKAVNDISLEIVPGEILALVGESGCGKTTTGRLILNLESLTSGDIIYKDKSRSDFQDKDWKEYRQKVQVVFQNSKASLNPRKNIANIMRSALTCSGIMDKNDKQAIKERILQLLNDVGLKPAEKFLSKYPNELSGGQRQRIGIARALATEPEFIVADEPVSALDVSVKSQVLRSLQKLQTERGLAFLFISHELTVVRSVADRIAVMYLGKIVEIGTNDQVFEKQIHPYTESLVSSTPIPNPEKTRNKERIILSGSVPSPKNPPSGCHFHPRCFYAKEICSKKVPSLEEIESGHQVSCHFAKERFDNRNQGGNL
- a CDS encoding ABC transporter permease; the encoded protein is MAEDNLGSSEIKKIWYYFSRKKIAIIGMFLVLAIIIIAIFAPVLAPHSPRSVSRLRFEPPGTEGHLLGTDNLGRDVLSGVIWGARVSLIVGILAAFTGTIIGIIVGALSGYYGGWIDNILMRITELFMTIPRFVLALVVISFFGTGLNRLILVIGVLSWPGMARLVRSEYLSHSSLPYVESGKVIGMSDFRLIFIEILPNVLPQIIVVSTLNIATAILLEAGLGFFGLGDPNMMSWGGMLSLAQDYLRRAWWMSVFPGAAISLAVLGFNLVGNGLNEATNPVLQSD
- a CDS encoding ABC transporter permease; this encodes MSSSNSGGRTLGQYALLRVAQAIPLIIAIIIINFLLINLAPGDPITALVGEFPVPAEYAEQMRTEFGLDQNIFIRLARYIGNVFRGNLGFSFNYRVPVLTLVLGRLLRTMILMISTIVFATIVGVLFGILAARYKNTIIDNIAVAFSTIGYSIPVFWSGQILILVFAVWLGWFPSGGLQSIRADYSGFQFYWDRMIHMILPMLALSLRYIALTTRVTRTSLIENLSSDFVLAARSRGISSKNVLFRHGLRNSLMPIVTIIGYHFTFIVAGSALVETVFGWPGVGRLLYTSISARDYPTLIGILLIVSIVVIIVTLLTDLLYAYIDPRVKYE
- a CDS encoding ABC transporter substrate-binding protein, which produces MKKNLKTIFIITLALVFAFSFGSVRAETPQEGGDLVIGIGENPDHLNPGITTSYPVAAVTANVYSGLIWRAEDGTPQPQLAESWDVSEDNTVFTFHLKEDITWHDGEAFTSEDVKFSFEEVLPEFHGRFQDVHEFIEDIETPDDNTVVITLTEAYAPFLVSLEVYDAPIMPKHLLEDELDNISEADITVEPVGTGPFQFVEWERGDRIVLERNENYFDDNAYLDRVLFNIIPDSASRISALETGQIDYLWGFYFPRAEIPRFQDDPNFEMWQGVRIPALWFAFINFEHPELSDPLVRQALMHATDRELIIELTQEGLGDYNVGPMGGAFDLTYFEEYDYSNLYPFDLDKARELLDEAGVDELDISVVVDPNRDDLMGAAEIMQDLYSQIGINLSIDTQERAVMIENVYENRDYDLSLQSFTSGGDPAVGYHRLYTTQEFGTPFVSATGYSNLDVDRILREAASIPFHDERKEKYREAMGILSEDVPLLVLYEEESVDVNDVNLRGLRQGLDVRSRLDKVWWAQ
- a CDS encoding ABC transporter ATP-binding protein, which encodes MKNINSYEDYLLEIKNLTTEIKIPNGIIKPVEIEKFFVPKGKIIGLAGESGSGKSMTAYSILNLFPTSAARVKDGEINFKGRNLLKLKEKELRKIRGNEIGMVFQDYSLTFNPVVKIGKQLKEELKAHNIGDRDNRILSSLEEVGLSKDIIDRYPHELSGGMLQRVGIVSALICDPELVIADEPTTALDVTIQAQILDLLKELQKKKNFTLLIITHDLGVIADISDYVYIMYTGKVVEVNDVYSIFNEPKHPYTKGLLKGAFSMQSSKKEIEQPIKGSIPNLTELPNGCRFNPRCPEVMEICKKELPPFFDNEVACWLYK
- a CDS encoding nucleoside phosphorylase is translated as MEEVQKHIRCKKGDIASYVLTPGSVERVEKIADHFDNKELVTRHREYLIYNGQYKGVDVTVCSTGIGGPSTSIALEEMIKVGADTFIRVGSCGARQPDIEIGDVIVVDSAFRGEGTSKEYVDSAFPAVADHYVTAALIEAVKDKGRKLHIGTSYTRDAYYKQNPALNELLTEYNVKCSEQECSTIYTLARIHGVRSGGIVGTDSNILLPEQPTLAEKEELFAKAEQESIEIALEAIYKLAEQDKK